The genomic interval CTGTCCCCCCGGCAGCCTGTCCCGCCGCGAGGTCCTCGACTGGTGCCGCGGCCGCCTCGCCGACCACAAGCGTCCGCGCAGCGTGGTGCTGCTCGATCGACTGCCGCGCACCCCCCGCGGCAAGGTCGACCGCGCCGCCCTCGGCCGCCTGATCTCCGCCTGACCTCACGATGAACGGCAGCGGGAGCCGGCCGGAACGATCCCGCCGGCGCTGGCGGCCGAGCCCCTTTCTGCAGGCCAGCGCCCTGCTTCACCTCGGCGCCCTCGCCGCCACCCTCTGGAAACCGGGCCTGGCGCGCTGGGCAGCCGGCGCCGTGGTCGCCGACCACGCCATCGCCATCGCCGCCGGCCTGTGGCCCCGGAGCCGCCTGCTGGGCCCCAATCTGCGCCGCTTGCCCCCGGTCACCGGAGCCGTCGCCCTGACCTTCGACGACGGACCCGACCCGCAGGTCACGCCGCGGGTGCTCGACCTGCTCGACGACGCCGGCTTTCGGGCGACCTTCTTCGTCATCGGCCGTCGCGCCCAGCGACATCCGGATCTGGTGCGCGAGATCCATCGCCGCGGCCACCGGCTGGGCAACCACACCTACCGGCACTCGAACGCCTTTTCCCTCTTCGGGCCGCGCCGCATCGGCGACGAGATCGATCGGACTCAGCAGCTGATCACGCAGCTCACCGGCGAGGCGCCGACACACTTTCGCGCCCCCGCCGGCCTGCGCGGTCCCTGGCTCGAGCCACTGCTACACCGCCGCTCCCTGCAGCTCGTGAGCTGGACCCGGCGCCCCTTCGACACCACGACGTCGAGTCCCGAGCGGGTGCTCGCCCGGCTGCTCCGGGATCTCGCCGCCGGCGACATCCTGCTGCTCCACGATGGTCGCCCCAACGGACGCCCGCAGCCCCTCCCGATTCTCGAGGTTCTTCCCCCGCTTCTCGCCGAGCTCGAGCGGCGAGGGCTGCGGTCGGTCGCCCTGCCAACTTGCCCGGCGACCGGGCGGACGGTAGATTAGGGGCAGAGGTCGCAGCTCTCAGGCCTCTCCCGAACCGATACCAGGTTCGCTCCACGGCCACCGTCGGCCCTACCGAGCCGGCCCATCGATCGAGCCTCTCGACGTGACCGAATCCTCGCCACAGACCACCGACTACGACGTCGTCGTCATCGGCGGCGCCTTCGCCGGTGGCGCCTTCAGCGGCCTGTTGCGGCGCCTCCACCCCACGGCCCGGGTGCTGGTGGTGGAGTCCCAGGAGCGCTTCGGACGCAAGGTCGGCGAGGCCACCGTCGAGGTCTCGGCCTTCTTCCTCCACCGCGTTCTCGGCCTCTACGACGTGCTCTCGCGGGAGCACCTGCCGAAGCACGGCCTGCGCTACTGGTTCAGCGATCGCACCGATCGGCCGCTGGGCGAGATGGCGGAGGTCGGCTCTGCCCGCTTGCCGCTGCTGCCGACGTTCCAGCTCGACCGCTCGAAGCTCGACGAGACCATCCTCGAGCACGCCGCCGAAGGCGGTGCGGAGATCCTGCGCCCGGCCCGCGTCAAGGCCGTCGAGCACGGCTGGCCGGTCTCGACCATCGTCGTTGACAGTGCCGCCGGAGAACGCACCGTCACCGCCCGCTGGGTGGTCGATGCTTCCGGCCGTCATCAGTTCATCGCTCGCCGGCAGCGCCTGCGGCAGCGCGTCGAGGAGCATCCGACGGCCGCCGTCTGGGGCCGCTGGCGAGGCGTCGCCGATTTCGATGGCCTGGCGGCCCGCGGCAGCGATCCCCGGCAACCCCAGCTACCGGAGCTGTCGACCGCCCGCCGGCTGGCTACCAACCACTTCTGCGGCTACGGCTGGTGGTGCTGGACGATCCCCCTCGGCGGCGGCGAGACCAGTGTCGGTCTGGTCTACAACAAAGAGCTCTTCACCCTCGCCGGCGACGGTGATCTGCGACAGCGCTATGAGTCATTCGTGCGCCAGCAGGCCGGTCTGCGGGAGCTGCTGGCGGAAGGCGAGATCTGCGAGGACGATTTCCACTCCTACAGCCATCTCCCCTACGCCACCAGCCGCTACATCGACCGCGGCTGGGCCCTGGTCGGTGACGCCGCCTCCTTCATGGATCCGTATTACAGCCCCGGCCTCGATCATGCCGCCATCTCGGTCTACGCCACCGCGCGGCTGATCGAAGACGACCTCGCGGGACGACTCGCGGGCGAGGCCCTGGGCGAGCGCGTGGAGGCCCACAACGCCAACTTCCTGCGCTCCTACGACCGCTGGCTGTCGGCCCTCTACCTCGGCAAGTACGAGCTGATGGGGGACGCCGAGCTCACCGGCGCCGCCTTCCTGCTCGACACGGCGCTCTACTACATGGGTGTCGTGAGCCCGATTCACGACGATGTCGAGGCTCTCGCCAACCCCCTGTTCGGTCTCCCGATTCCGCAGGCCACGGTGGCCTACCGCATCCTCGCCGGCTACAACCGACGGCTGGTGCGGCTGGCGCGCTTCCGGCGCCGCATCGGGACCTACGGCAAGCGCAACGTCGGCTGGCGGCTCTACGCCAAGACCCCGGGCCTCAAGCTCGGAGCCCTCGGCATGCTGCGCCAAGGTCTGGGCCTCTGGTGGCGCGCCGAAGCCCAGTACCTGTTCTACCGCCTGCGCCGCGGCGGCCTCGACCTCTCGGCCCCGGTCCCACACCAAGCCACCTCCTGACTTCGCTTTGTCGAGCCGCTCCCGGCGCCGGCGGCGCTTCGGTCGCGCCCTGGCGGAGATGCACTTTCAGCTCCGCACCGAGGGCGGCAGCGCACCGAACAAAGGAGCATCCGTTGCCCTCGGCGTCTTCATCGGCTGCCTGCCCCTCTATGGCCTGCACCTCGCCCTGTGTTTCGGAGTCGCCCGGCTCCTGCGCCTGAGTCGCCTGCGCACCTACCTCGCCGCTCACATCAACAACCCCCTTTCGGGCCCCTTCCTGGTCTCCCTCGAGCTCGCCCTCGGCCACCGCTTGATCGAGGGCAGCTGGCCAGACCTGCGCCCGGCCCAGATTCCCAGCCTCGGCGCCATCGGCAGCCATCTCGCCGTCGGCAGTCTGGCACTCGGTCTGGTTCTGGCAGTCGTTCTCGGAGCGATCGCCTTCGTGATCGCCCGCCGCTGGCGCTCGCCAGGGTTCACCGACGAGCTGCGGGAACGGACCTCACGGCTCTACCTGGGAGCCGGCATCTTCGACTGGGAGTTCGTGCGCGGCAAGCTGCGCTGGGATCCCCTCTACTTCGCCCTGCTGCGCCGCGGGATCTTGCCCCGCAGCGGCCGTCTGCTCGATCTCGGCAGCGGACGCGGCATCGTCTCGGCCTTGCTGCGAACCGCCCGGGAGATGGCCGCCGAGGGCCGCTACCCGAGCGACTGGTCGCCGCCGCCGGTGGTCGAAGTGGTGGCCTTCGAGCGCAACCCGAAGGCCCTCGCCGCCGCCCGTCAAGCTCTCGGCGAAGAGCACGCCGGAGCGGCCGTCGATCTCACCGCAGCGAAGTTTCCGCCGACCGAAGGAGCCCTGCTGTTCGATGTCCTCCACTATCTGCCGGCGGACGGCCAACGCCGGCTGGTCGCGAGTGTCGCCGCGGCCCTCGCTCCCGCCGGCCTGCTCATTTTGCGCGAGGCCGACGCCGACGGCGGGCTGCGTTTCCTGTGCACTCGCATCGCCGAGCGCCTCGCCGCGTTGGCTCGCGGTCACTGGCGTCAACGCTTCCACTACCGCTCCGCCGACGGCTGGCGTCAGCTACTCACCGGCGCCGGCCTCGACTGCCTCGCCGATCATCCAATGGCCACCGGCACTCCCTACTCGAATATCCTGCTGGTCGCCCGCCGGCCGCCGACCGTCGCTGGCTGAAGCCGGAAGCGATGGCGATATTCGCCCGGTCCGAAAGGCCATCGGATCGCCCCACCCCAAGAGAGACGCCTCATCACTGCCACCGGAAGGCGATCACGAAGCAGCCGACGCTTCCGGCCAAGAGCAGCAAGGCCGGGACTCGAAACCAATCGAGAAAGGACTGGACCTCGCGATCGGCATAGAGCTGGTAGAAGCGGCGGCCGCCCTCGACGTTCTCGATGAAATCGGCGCCCCGGTAGTCCTTCAGGACGAGATCGACGGGATCGAGACGGAGCATCAGGGCGCGCCTCACCTCGGTATCCTCCGCTGGTCTTTTCGGCCGCTCGAGCAGGTCGAAGGTACTGAGCTCCTCGCCCGGCTGCAGGACGCCACTGCTGCGGTAATGGAAGAGGCGCTGATCGCGATCCCCCACCAGCGAAACGCCGAGGCAAGCCGCCCCGCCCATCAAGCAGACCAGCGCCGCCACCATCCAGGCCCGCGAACGCGAGCGCCGACGGCGGTGGCTCCCGAGAACCGCCGACCGCACCTGGCGGATCTCGCGCAGCTTCGCGAGCTCCTCCGAGCTCACCTCACGGCCGAGCTCCGCCACGTCCAGCTCGTAGGTCGCGAGCAAGCGTTCGAAGACCTCCTCCGAGGGATAGGAACGTCCCGTCTCCAGCTTCGAAAGGTAGGACTGCTCGATGCCGATCCGGCCGGCGGCCTCCGGTTGGGTCCACTCTCGCGCTTCCCGTGCCCGCTTCAGCAAGTCACCGAATCTCATGGTTGGAAACCTCCTCTTGCTTGCGATTTCGCCTTCGGCCGGTTCCCCCGACCGCCGGCGGATGACCTCGAATCCGCCGTCAGTCTCGGGAAGTCATTCCAGGAATGCCAGGTGAATCTGCGCGACTTTTCGACCCTCTTCACGCCTGCCGAAACAGCTCCCGACCCGGAGACCGAGAACGAGCCTCAGTTGGCGTAGCCGAGGGCCCGCAAGCGACGGATCTCTTCCGGGTCTTGGGGCAACTCGGTGTGGCGCCGTTCGGCCGCATCCTTCATGCCGGCCCGGGCTCGACGCAGGAAGGCGGTCAACAAGTCGTCGGCCGAAGGCGCCGCCACCGGCAAGCCGCCCAAGGACAGGCTCTCCCTGCCCAAGGGTTTCCAGAAGCCTCCGGTGGTCGGATTCGGCTCCTGCCAGGCGGAGTGATCCGCAGGCAAGCGGTCGCGGCGCAGGAAGCTGCCTTGCCAGGCGACGCCGACCTGTCCCAGGCTCTCGACGAACACCGGGACCTCGGGCTGCCGTTCCGGCGGCGGCGGAGCGCCCTCCGGAGCCGCGATGTCGAAAAAGTCGAGAACCGACGCGAACAGGCCGACGTTCGAGACCGGTTCGGCGATGCGCCGGCCGGCCGGCAGGCCCTCTCCGACCATGATCAGGGGCACCTGGACCTGGTCGAGACCCACCGAATGGCCGTGGGCGAAGAAGAAACCGTCCTCCCCCAGGGCCTCGCCGTGGTCCGACGTCACCATCAGACGAGTTCGCGCCCCACCGGGTGTGCCGCGAAGCTCGTCGAGCCAGTCTCCGAGGCGGCGATCGAGATAGGCGATCTCACGATCGTAGCGCCGCACGTACTCGCTGGTGCGCCGCTCGTCCCCCAACACCTGATAGCGCGGCAAGGCCCCGAAGCCGGAGTGGTCCTCCCCGACCGGCAGCTCCGGCGGCTCGATCGGCCGCGTGGCGAGCTCGGGAGCCGCCGGCGGCGGGTCGTAGGGACCGTGAGGGTCCTGCAGGTGGAGCCAGAAGAAGAACGGTTCGTCGAGCTCGGCGAGCACCGCTCGAGCCTTCGCCAGCGCCTCGTCGACCCCTTGCTCGACCACCTCGCGATTGCGCTCTCGGCCGCTCATCTGGTCATCGTAGGAGGCGAACCCTTGGTCGAGGCCGAGCCGGCGGGCAAGCACCGGATTGCTCACCACCGCCGCGGTGGCGATGCCGCGATCCTGCAGCAGCTCCGCCAGGGTCACCTCCTCCGGCTCGAGCACGAACTTGCTGTTGAAGGCTCCCACCGTATGGAAGCTCGGCAGCCTGCCGGTGAACAGCGAGGCGTGGGACGGCGCCGTGCAGGACGAGGCCGAGAAGGCGTTTTCGAACAGCAAACCTTGCTCGGCCAGGGCGGCGAGGCGGGGCGAGGTCGCCAGGCCATAACCGTAGGCCGACAGGTGGTCGGCACGCAATGTGTCGATGGTGATCAGGATGACGTTGCCGCGGGGAGGCGGCGGTGCACAGGCGGCGAGCGTCAACGCCAAGACGAGCAGCAACGGTCGCCAAGGCGAAGCCCAACCCGGCAATCCACCGCGGGCCCTGCGGGATCGCCGCCGATCGCCAGGTGCCATCGCCATCATGAAGCGAACAGCGCGGCGAAGCGGCGATCGGTGCGCAGTCGCTGTCGCAGCCCAGGCGCCACCGCCTCGGCCTCCGAGACGAAGGCCGCCGCCGCCGCCGCATCGCCCTCTTCGAGGGCGGTGATGGCGAGCCGCAGTCGAGCCTGCACGAATCCCGTGTCACCGGGCCGGGCCGCCATCAGCCAGCGCCGGGCCTCGGCCTTGCGGCCCGCATCGTAGAGCATGACGCCGAGACCCGCCCGCTGCGGGAACTCGCCCTCCCAGACCTCCGCCGCCTTCAGCAGATGCTCGAGGGCGGCGGCCGGCCGGCCGACCCCCTGCTCGGCCGCCGCCAAATTACTCCACAAGCGGCCGTTGCCGGGATCGAGCTCGGCGGCGCGACGAAACGCCCCGATGGCCCGTTCGAGATCGCCCCGGCGTCCGATGGTGGTCCCCAAATTGGCCCAGGCCGCCACCCGCCGCGGCTGCAGCCGGATGGTCTCCATCCACTGCTCTTCGGCGCGCTCGAGCTCGCCGAGGCGGGTCAGGGAATCGGCCAGCGCATAGCGCGCTTCCGGCTGGTCCGGATCGAGCCGCACCGCCCGTTCGAGGAAGGGCACGGCGGCCGCCGGATCGCCCGCCTTGAGGGCGGCGATGCCGCTGCGCAGGACGGCGAACCGGTTGTCCGGATCGCCCTCCAGAACATCCTCGAAGATGGCGCGGGCGGCGGCGAAGTCGGCCCGGCGCAGGGCCACCTCGGCGGCGATCAACTGGTTGCGCTCGCGGTTGCGGTCCTTGGGATCGTCGAGGCCCGGGGGCGGCTCGTCGTCGCTGCCGCCACTTCCCAGATAGCCCAGGGCCCGCAGCGCGGCGAGGGCCTCGCCGTCGGCGGCGGCCGAGGAACCGACCACCGCGCGGCCTTCGATCTCCCGCTGGATCGCCCGCATGCGACGCAAAACCGACTCGTCCTCAGCGCTGCGATCGTTGGCTTCCGCAGGATCCTCGGTGAGCTGGTAGAGCTCCGGACGCGGCGCCCAAACCAGCTTCCAATCGGCGGTCCGCACGGCGGCGAGGGGCGCCCATCCATAGGTGATCCAGGGTTGACGACTCTCGAGGTAGGCCGGCGGAATCTCCTGCTCGCGGCCCTCCAGGGTCGCCCGCAGGCTGACTCCGTCGCTGTCCTCGAAGGCGGCGAGGCCGAGCAGATCGAGCAGGGTCGGAGCGACGTCCACCAGGCGAGCCGGAGCCTGGCTTTCGCCAGCCGCCACCCGGCTGGGACCGTGAAACACCATCGGCACCAGCATGGTGGCGTCGTAGATGAAGAAGCCGTGGGTCTGCTCACGGTGCTGCCCCAGGCTCTCGCCGTGGTCGGCGGCGAAGACCGTCAGCCGGTCGCCTTCGGGCAGCTCGGCGAGCAGGCGACCGATGGCTCGATCGACCAATGCCACCTCGCCGTGATAGCGCCCGCGAGGGCCTTCCTTGACCAGCTCCGGAGGCGGGTCATAGGGGTCGTGGGGGTCATAAAAGTGGAGCCACAGAAACCACGGTGACTCGACGCCCCGGACCCAATCGAGGGCCGCATCGACGGTCTGCGGCGCCGGCCGCTCGACCCAGCCTTCCTCCCCCACCGGCAGGCGGTCGTCGTAATGGTCGAAACCCCGGTCGGCCCCGAAGAGGGCGCGCAGTGGGTAGCCACTGACGAAGCCCGCGGTGCGGTAACCGAGCCCCTGGAGACGCTCCGCCAGAGTTTCGGCGCCGCCGGCGAAGACCTGACCGTTGTCGCGCACCCCGTGGCGGCGAGGATAGAGACCGGTGAACATGGAGAGATGAGACGGCAGCGTCAGCGGCACCGGCGCCACCGCCGCCGGGAAGCGAAAACCTTCCGCGGCCAGGCGGTCGAGGACCGGCGTCTCGTTCTGCCCGGCAACCCAGCCGAGGGCGTCCGGACGCAGCGTGTCGACGGTGATCAAGAGAACGTCGGGCTGCTCGTCCAGCCCCACGGCACCCGGCCCACAGGCGGTGACGAGCAGGGCCAGCAGCGAGGCGCTGACGATGCCACCGGCGAGGCGACAGAGGTTGCCCCGCCGCAGCGCCCCTCGGCGGGCTTCCGGCATCACCCCCCGACGGTCTTCGACAAGACGCCGGAGAGCCGCTCCTTGAGCCCGCTACGGGTGACCAAGTCGATGAAGTAGTAGTAGGTCTGCCCGGCTTCGACCTCGCGGTCGACGAACTCGTAGCGGCCGACGTTGCCGGGTCCCGGCAGGGCCTTCACCATCTCGTCGCTCACCCGCCGGAACGGCCCTTCGGGGTCCAGCGAGCGATAGACGAAGTAGCCGAAGATGTGATCCTGCTTGCGCACCGACCAGGCCAAGCGAGCGCTCGCTTCGGCGGATTCCGCTGGGGCATCCGCTGGGGCCGCCGTCGGTGTCGGCACCGTCGGAGCGGGTCCAGGTGGCGCGCTGCTCTCCGGGGGCTTCTTCGGCAGCTTGGCCGAGGGTTTCAGATGCTTGCGCCCCTCGATTCGAATCGGTTGATCGGTGAGCGCTCCAATGTCGTGCACCACCGCCGTCTTGCTCGCGACGATCCCCGAATAGGTCAGCGGCATCGGCTCTTGTTGACCCGCGAAGTAAAGGTCGAGGGTGCCCCGCAGCTCACCGACTTGGGGTGGCTCCCAGGTCAGCTCCAGGCGCTGGCAGGATTCCTCTCCAGGACACTCGGAGACCTTCGTCTGCAGGCCGCGAACGGTCGCGGGCTCGATCCGTTCGAGCTCGACCTCGCCGCCGTTCTGAGCTCGAAAAACGATCTCCTTGGTCATCGGCTCGCCGATGCGGAGCAATCCGAGGTTGGCGGGATTCTCACTCGGCACGATGTCCCCGTAGACCGTCGCGCGATACTCCAAGAGATAGCTCGACTGCGCCGCGACCCCGGTCCGCAGCTCGATCTTGCCGGCGACAAAGCCGAGCGGCACCTCCGGAGTCAAGCGCACCGACAGTCGCCGACCCTGGCCTCCGGCCGTCGGGCCGAGCTCGCGAATCTCGACGAACTCGGGGCCCTGGGCCACCGCAATCGAGCCGAGATCGTCGGCCTCGCGACTGGTGAGGACGAACTCCCGGACAGCGCCCTGTTGACGCAGCACATCGCCGAAAACCACGCGCCCGGCTTCCGGCCAGTAGGCCGAGTGCACGAAGCCCTCGAGCAACAGCTTGATCTCGGGAGTCGCCCCGTCATCGGTGCGAACGGCGAAACGAAAGGCGGTTTGGCCGAGGCGATCTCCCACCGGTTGGCGCACCCGGATCTCTCCCCTCTCGCCAGGCGCCACCTGCTCGGGAACCGCCGTGACGCTGCCGGTTCGAAGGATCGCCTCCGTCTCCTTGATCGTCACCGCCTCGGCCGAGCGATTGACGAAGCCGAAGACGTGTTCGACGTCCTGGAACTGAAAGACCTCGCCGAGGTTGGCGACCCGCTCGTCGAACTGGAGCTGAGCGGAGGCCGCGGGAACCCAGAGCAGGGCGAAAAGGGTGGTCGAGATGAGCCAACGTGCCATCGCTGTCCTCGTCTGCGTTGGTGGAGATTTGGCAAGGACCCGAACGATAGCCCGTCATCCGCCGCCGGAAGTGGGCTGTCAGGCGCTGGGAATCCTTGCGTCCGAAACTTGCAGTCATTCCTGGGAGATTCTCGCCAGGCGGGGAAAGTCTACTCCAAAACAAAACCACCCCCGGCCAGCGGGGGTGGTTTCAATTCCTGACGGAAAGAACGAGTTACTCGATGGTGAACTCGATCAGCTCGACCGGCAGCGGGCCGGTGATGGTCAGGTTGTACGGACCGTCGTCGCGGGTGCCACCGACGGCGTAGAAGGAATCGACATAGAAGAAGTGCTGCGTGGCACCGGCGAGGGCCACCGGTCCGATGGTCTCGTCGGAGACGGCGCCACAGGGGTTGCCACCGGCGTTGGCGGCAAAGCAGTCGTCGGAGCCGGCGACGCAGGAGGTGCCGTCGTTACAGGTGGTGAGGATGTAGATCGACGGGTCGTAGTTGGCGTCGGACGTGGTCACCGTGAAGGTGGCGTTGTTGCCGCCGCCGGTGGTGAAGGTGTAGATCTCGTCCGGACCGGCCACGGTGGTGTAGTTGCCGTTGCAGCCGATCGGCACGGTGCCGACCGTGTCGGTGTTGCCAACGGTGGTGCCACCGTCACTGAACATACCGCCGGGGCCGACACCCGGGATCACCGTCGGAGACGAGCAATCATCGGTACCAGCGGGAGGGGTCTCACCAGCGACGATACCGTTGCGGTAGTCGGCCTTCGAATCGTAGTAGAGGTCCGCGTAGACCCCCATGGCAACCATCAGAACGGCGACCACCATAGCGATGTACTTGAGCTTCATCAGTCTCTTCCTCCTAGAGTTCGAGCTCCACAGCGAGCTCAGAAATAAAGCGGTTGATGCTTAAACAGAAACTGCGATCGGATCGGTTCTAGACCGACGCATTCGGGGGGGGAACCCGGGGCTCTCGCCGGGGACGCTCGCAGCCATCGACGGAAACGTCGACGCGACGATCGTTGGCCGGTCCGAGAAAGACTCCGGGAATCGCCATCGGCAAGAGAACAAGCGCGAACCCAATCGAGCTCGGCGCTCCCTCGTCGTGACTTCTCACGCCATCTCGGCGCACCGCGCCGAGACTGAATTCTTGTCCCGAGGGCAGCACATAGGCCAGCTCGTAGACACACCGGCCTTCGAAGCAGGCCGTATCGCGGAACCGATAGACATCCGAGCCCGGATGGGCGGCGATCTCCGTCACCAGAGCAGGCTCGCCGTGGGCGCCGGCGCGGTAGACGCGGAAGAAACCGCCTTCCTCGTCGATGCGGGCACGCCAGGTGAGCTCGGAGGGGGAGTAGTCCGGCAGCGCAACGCGATCCCAGAGCGGGGAAGCGCCGTCGGAGAGATCGCTCGCGGGAAGAGCAAGACGCCCGTTCGGCAAACCGTCGCCCGTCGGCTCGACGGTCGCCAGAAGCGCCGGAGCCAGGAACAGGGCCACAATCAGGGCTGCAGCAGAGGACACTCCTCTACAAATCACCCCTCGCCGTTGCAGTGCGTCGTTTCGCATGAATAGCTGGACGACCGGATCACAGATGGGCACTCGAAAGCCCCGGTACCCACCCGAGAATACTCTTCGTCTCGATGGCGCGCACTTTACCACAGGGTGACAAGCCACGACCAGTCCGAAATCCTGCACCCCGCGAGGAGGTTTGCGAGCCTCCATGACAGGAGCTTTCGAGGCCGGCGGGCCAGCCCTTCCGGAGCAGTGGGAGAAACCTCTTCTCGTGCTAACGTGGCGGCATCTTCTCGTTACTCCCCCGAGTTCGCCGTGCTCCTCAAACGCTCGTTCCCCGTCGTCCTCGCGCTGATCGTGGCGTGTGCCTGCAGCCATCTCCTGGCGGACGGCGCGGCAGCACCCGGCGACCAGCCTGACAGCCCGGCCTTCAAGATCGAGACGCAAGCTGCTGGCGTTCACCGCATCGCCTTCGAAGACCTGCGCATGGAGCCGGCCTTCTGGAGCTCCCGGGCTCTCCGCCTCAGCCACCGCGGCAATCCGGTGCCGATTCACCTGGTGGACGGCGGCGACGGTCGTTTCGGTCCGGGAGACTACTTCGAGTTCCTCGCCGAGCGTTTGGGTGGCGAGGATCGCTACCATCATGGCTGGTCGACCCACAACGTCTACTGGCTGCGCCAAAGCCGGGAGCCCTCGCCACAGCTCGTGACGCGCCGCGCCACGGCCGCAACCCCCGCAACCCCATCGGCCCTGCGCTCACCGGCCCACTTCGAGGACGAGAAGGTCTTCCTGCGCTTCCCCAACGAGAGTCAGCACAGCACCGAAGTCTGGTACTGGCAGCGCCTCAGCCACATCGACCCGGAGCCCTTCCGCACTGAGCTCGAGCTGCCCCACCTCGCCCGCCAAGGGGACCAGCTGATCGCTCTCGAAGTGCGCCTTCGGGGTTGGTCTCAGCTCGCCGACCGGCCGCGGCCGGAGGAGCCCGATCACGTCCTCGACATCTGGCTCGAAGACCGGCGCCTGCTGCGCACGAGCTGGAACAACTCGCCTCGGGGCCACCAAGTCCGACTGCCGGTGGAGCTCTCGGCAGAGGTCGCCAACGGCCTCGAGCTGCGCTTCGAGGTACCCGCGCGACCGCGCGACCCGCAGCAGCCGGACGGTGATCGATTGGTCGACGTCGCGGTCCTCGACTGGGTGCATCTCGAGTACCCAGTGGACTCCGCCGTCGGCGATCCCGGCCACCGCCTGAGCCACGATGGCGGTGGTCTCGTCCAGCTCCGGGGCCGTCCCGAGGTCGAGCTCGCCCTCTGGCCCGTCACCGGCGGTCGCGTCCTGCTGCCGGCCGGAGGAGAAGTCTTCTCGGCCGCCGTCGGCGAGTCCTTCTTCGCCACCGCCGGCGACGCCCTGCGCCCGACCTCGGTGCGCCCCGCGGCACCGCCGAAGCTGCGCCGCAATCAGCTCGGTGCCGACTACATCATCGTCGTCCACCCGCGCTTGCGACGCGCCGTCCTGCCGCTGGCGGAGGCCCATCGCCGGCGCGGCCTGCGGGTCGAAGTGGTCAACATCGAGCGCGTCTACGACGAGTTTGGCGACGGCATCCCGCACCCGCAGGCGCTGCGCGACTTCCTCGCCTGGGCGCATCGCCGCTGGCAGCGCCCGCAGCCGCGTTTCGTGCTCCTTGTCGGTGACGCCAGCTGGGACACCAAGAACGATGTCGTCTTGCGCGGCAACTACGCGCGTGCTCCCTATGCTCCCGGCCGCGGCATCATCCTGGGAACCAACCGCGACCAGGTCTACGCCGACAAACCGTTTCAGAACCGCCGCAACCTGATCCCCACCTGGAGCTATCCCACCCTCCTCGGCCACGCCGCCACGGACAACTGGTTCGTCGACGTCGCAGACGACGACCGGCGGCCGGAGATGGCCATCGGGCGCTGGCCCGTCGCCGATCCCGAAGAAGTCGAAGCGATCGTCGAAAAGACCCTGCGCCAGCTCGAGGCGCCGCCGCTCCATCGCGCCAAGCGTGATGTCCTGTGGATCAGCGACGGCAATCC from Acidobacteriota bacterium carries:
- a CDS encoding NAD(P)/FAD-dependent oxidoreductase, producing MTESSPQTTDYDVVVIGGAFAGGAFSGLLRRLHPTARVLVVESQERFGRKVGEATVEVSAFFLHRVLGLYDVLSREHLPKHGLRYWFSDRTDRPLGEMAEVGSARLPLLPTFQLDRSKLDETILEHAAEGGAEILRPARVKAVEHGWPVSTIVVDSAAGERTVTARWVVDASGRHQFIARRQRLRQRVEEHPTAAVWGRWRGVADFDGLAARGSDPRQPQLPELSTARRLATNHFCGYGWWCWTIPLGGGETSVGLVYNKELFTLAGDGDLRQRYESFVRQQAGLRELLAEGEICEDDFHSYSHLPYATSRYIDRGWALVGDAASFMDPYYSPGLDHAAISVYATARLIEDDLAGRLAGEALGERVEAHNANFLRSYDRWLSALYLGKYELMGDAELTGAAFLLDTALYYMGVVSPIHDDVEALANPLFGLPIPQATVAYRILAGYNRRLVRLARFRRRIGTYGKRNVGWRLYAKTPGLKLGALGMLRQGLGLWWRAEAQYLFYRLRRGGLDLSAPVPHQATS
- a CDS encoding DUF2062 domain-containing protein, translating into MSSRSRRRRRFGRALAEMHFQLRTEGGSAPNKGASVALGVFIGCLPLYGLHLALCFGVARLLRLSRLRTYLAAHINNPLSGPFLVSLELALGHRLIEGSWPDLRPAQIPSLGAIGSHLAVGSLALGLVLAVVLGAIAFVIARRWRSPGFTDELRERTSRLYLGAGIFDWEFVRGKLRWDPLYFALLRRGILPRSGRLLDLGSGRGIVSALLRTAREMAAEGRYPSDWSPPPVVEVVAFERNPKALAAARQALGEEHAGAAVDLTAAKFPPTEGALLFDVLHYLPADGQRRLVASVAAALAPAGLLILREADADGGLRFLCTRIAERLAALARGHWRQRFHYRSADGWRQLLTGAGLDCLADHPMATGTPYSNILLVARRPPTVAG
- a CDS encoding helix-turn-helix transcriptional regulator, with the protein product MRFGDLLKRAREAREWTQPEAAGRIGIEQSYLSKLETGRSYPSEEVFERLLATYELDVAELGREVSSEELAKLREIRQVRSAVLGSHRRRRSRSRAWMVAALVCLMGGAACLGVSLVGDRDQRLFHYRSSGVLQPGEELSTFDLLERPKRPAEDTEVRRALMLRLDPVDLVLKDYRGADFIENVEGGRRFYQLYADREVQSFLDWFRVPALLLLAGSVGCFVIAFRWQ
- a CDS encoding polysaccharide deacetylase family protein, which translates into the protein MNGSGSRPERSRRRWRPSPFLQASALLHLGALAATLWKPGLARWAAGAVVADHAIAIAAGLWPRSRLLGPNLRRLPPVTGAVALTFDDGPDPQVTPRVLDLLDDAGFRATFFVIGRRAQRHPDLVREIHRRGHRLGNHTYRHSNAFSLFGPRRIGDEIDRTQQLITQLTGEAPTHFRAPAGLRGPWLEPLLHRRSLQLVSWTRRPFDTTTSSPERVLARLLRDLAAGDILLLHDGRPNGRPQPLPILEVLPPLLAELERRGLRSVALPTCPATGRTVD
- a CDS encoding sulfatase codes for the protein MAPGDRRRSRRARGGLPGWASPWRPLLLVLALTLAACAPPPPRGNVILITIDTLRADHLSAYGYGLATSPRLAALAEQGLLFENAFSASSCTAPSHASLFTGRLPSFHTVGAFNSKFVLEPEEVTLAELLQDRGIATAAVVSNPVLARRLGLDQGFASYDDQMSGRERNREVVEQGVDEALAKARAVLAELDEPFFFWLHLQDPHGPYDPPPAAPELATRPIEPPELPVGEDHSGFGALPRYQVLGDERRTSEYVRRYDREIAYLDRRLGDWLDELRGTPGGARTRLMVTSDHGEALGEDGFFFAHGHSVGLDQVQVPLIMVGEGLPAGRRIAEPVSNVGLFASVLDFFDIAAPEGAPPPPERQPEVPVFVESLGQVGVAWQGSFLRRDRLPADHSAWQEPNPTTGGFWKPLGRESLSLGGLPVAAPSADDLLTAFLRRARAGMKDAAERRHTELPQDPEEIRRLRALGYAN